GGTTTGCGTCCCCGAAAGCGTTGTCAGAGGTGTTGAAACAGTGAGTGACTAAACTAGTCGCGTTGACTAAGTCGCGTCGACCCCCTGTTTCCACACGTTCGAACAGCTTCGTAAGATTCGTTCCGTAGCCAGCCGAGAAAGGTTGTAGCTTTCTCTGCGCTGCACCTTACTACCGGGATGGTGCCCCTTTATAAGCCAGAGAGGAGCACCGGGGTTGGGCACGTACACGCTCCCTTTACGCGCGCACGCGGAGAGTTTTCTTTTGCGGCTCTCGATCGGCACGATGCTGCAGGCTGAACGCGCCGAGATTCGCTGTGTCGGTAGGCCGCTGCCGTTTTTTATGCGACCGTGTATACGTACGCTAGCTAGATTGTTGCTCGCTAGATTGTCGACCGAGCAAAACGAAGGTGCGCAAACGGTCGCAGGCCAAACAGGCGCATAAGTGAGCTTTCGCTCGCATGTATAACACATAGAACGCGCAAGCTCGCAAAGGTACACGCACCAAACGGCCTGCCGTGCGTGCCGTTGAAAACAACGCATCCGCGACTGTGCCGCCTTCTCTCTCGAAGCCAGGTCGCCCTTTTCTATGTGGACACAGCGGCTCTCGGGTTACTGTTCGGTCGGTGATGCCCTTCCTGGGTGTGCTTGCGCGTTTGCGTATCTTCATTGCTTTAAAGCACTTCATTCGCGTCCAAGGCTTTTGTCACGTTGCATTCGAAAGTTCTGTTCTGTGTGAGAAACTGTGAGAGTGGGTAGAGCAGGGGGACGCTCAGTTACCGTTTTGTTCTTCTATTGTACCTGTTATTGTTCACTTTTGCATTGCGCTGGCTTCCAACGAATTCCCGCGTCATTTATTAGTATTTTCAGCTTTCTTGTACTGTCTTCTTTATTTCCCCGCACAATCGGGCATCGTTCATACTGCCTTTCGTAATCGGCGTCAAGTTGACTGGTGATCGAGTTCGACTGAGACTGTGTCGTGTCCCTAACGTGTAGGTGTCGACGTTTGTGAATTTTGCAGAAATGGAAAAGTGATTGTTGACACGCGTTGAAATATCGCGGCGTCTGCAAAACAAGTGCGACGCAGTTTTCTTATAACTCGAAAAGTTCGATATGACTTTGCCGTTGGCAAGAATGGGCGCGAAAAAAATTACATGCGCTGACATAATGTGCGCTGAACAACACAGAGAAAAGTGGGGCGTTTTGATTTTTGTGTTCTTCTCAAAATAAATCCTGCTAATTAGTCCCGTTTTTGTAGTGCGTTTTTCCTGCACGCAAGACAGCATAAAGTTTTGAGAAGTCATGCAGAATAAAAGGCGAACGTCATTACAAAAATGACACACACAAATCCAATGAAACATTGTACTTCTGaagtatacatacatacatacatacatacatacatacatacatacatacatacatacatacatacatacatacatacatacatacatacatacatacatacatacatacatacataatctatctatctatctatctatctatctatctatctatctatctatctatctatctatctatctatctatctatctatctatctatctatctatctatctatctatctatctatctatctatctatcttttccTTCATGACCGACAAGTCATTGACCGACAAGGTATTTTTACTTCTATTTGTGGGTTCGGAACCGCCTTGCGAAGAACCGGAAGTGTTGCGGACGCAGTCCAGATGTCTTCTGAACCTTCTCGCTTGATGGAAGGCACGAGCAAACAGAAGCAGAGCGCAGCGAGACAGCGCCTTGCTGTAGCCCATTCTATGTATTGATTCGAACCaccgttgtgtgtgtgtgtgtgtgtgtgtgtgtgtttgtttgtgtgtgtgtgtgtgtgtatgtgtgtgtgtgtgtgtgtgtgtgtgtgtgtgtgtgtgtgtgtgtgtgtgtgtgtgtgtgtgcgtgcgtgcgtgcgtgcgcgcgccgACCATTGATAAGCGTTGACTTGCCACGGTGAATAGATGAACTAAAAGTAGGTTATTGCATCTATGCACACCGTTCAATTTGTGGCTTCCGCAGACGTGGAAAGATGAAAGAGCCACCTTAAGAGGGAAGTCTCGTTTTCGGGCCATGCAGCATTTTTGCATTCGGTCTGTTCGAAGGCTCCGCCTTACACCACTGTCGTGTATGTAATAGTTGctcttttcgtttctttttgtaccagcttGTCATCCATATTTGCAGTGCCTTTTGCTTCTATTCACTACCGGCTAGTAGCTTTCTTCCCCTTTTTAGTCTCCCACGAGAATGTCTTGGACCTTCTTAGGCATTGTGCGCTGCGCCTGCTCAGTTAATTCACAGGGCACTGAAATCCTTCCAGAAAAATAATGCTGCAAACGTACAGTGACTAAAATGTACGGACTACACTACGAGTGATGGAAGAGAAAATATGCAGTGCAACGTTACGAAGACATCAGTATTGAGCATacgtagagaaaaaaaatggcagcatatccacggagtgaatgatggagagtggggcgaagaattcgtccgtccattcgttcttgcttccgtccgtccatgcgtccgtcagtgtgaccgtctaTGTGTCCATCagctcgtccgtgcgtgcgtctgttcgtgcgtccgtccctgcgttcgtccatgcagccgcccctgcgtccgttcatgcgtccatccatgcatctgtccatgtgtccgttcgtccatctattcaacactccaagtaccttcatctcgcatcttttcatcatatattccccatatagaagcaccgccatccagcggacattccaaggactaaacgagaggtggcacacgcacgctttcttacggcttgcgcttcgggtctacttcccacttttaaccacctcgagttcatggtatatactagttcactgtattcatggcactgcggccgaacgctcgctaaacctttcgaaaaccaaggaggttacgcccagcgagtatgacgtagcaaactttttcagtcagatagtgctcaatgtacatgccaatggctgctaaggggaaatgagaggcggagaattcggcttttactttcttacggcttgcgcttcgtatctacttccaatTTTTAACCCctttgagttcattcatggtatatacaagttcattgtattcatggcactgcagctcaacgctcgctaaacctttttaaagctaaggaggttacaccgtcacccccggaaaatcttttcaggcctgcgcccagcaatctgacgtcatttccggccggccgaatctcggggaagccgcagcggcagcgagcgcagcgtgggcggcggtggtgacggttcggcggcgtggtgttgacggtgtttcgcgtttgttgctttccgttgttgttttgcggcaatttcgtttccgtgcgtgatgctggagtgatgcgacaatgccgaataagtgttgtgtacccggatgcaccggcaactacaaaacaggaaagaagatacaagtgttttccttccctaaagacgccgacgctctcaaacaatggctacgcgccattcctaggaaggacttcgtgccgacttcgtgcactaaggtaagaatttgagatgctcctgttcttagcttgtcgttgcttgttcgggtagaaatcacctatgatgggaaatacttgagcgtgtggccgccgggcctcgcgaagcgctgacgccagcagttgatgagaatcgcccagaaaggcacgttcgcagcaaggatggtcagctgcgctttgttcactaacagtgccgtggtgtcgtccattcttgcaagctctcggtggaagcgcttcgtggagtgcggtgacatcacgctcccgtgtttcctttcatgttgcttgtaccgcttagcgcagcgcttttatttagatgcttgcgaaacgtaggtagactttgttttagctacacggactgtcaacacggtcatgcaaacgggagcgcatttttttcttttgagaattggcgtctcagacgttcttgaaacgtttgtgcaggtgtgcgcggatcatttcgacgcttcatgcatcgagaagacgacatcgtacacggatccaaggacagggagagttattgaagttgcactcccagtaccacggttgcgtcctggatctgtcccaacggtatttcccggctgtccgtcctacctatcagtacgagaccagagcacgagagaaacccctgacgccaagaggagccgacaagaagcctcccaactcgcccgtgctgtagaagagtcgctggcgtcatatgaagcggagcaagaacgagaccggttttcgtccctcgaagaactaagggctcgcctgcaaggggtgtcagtgtctccgaagtggactgtgattcataaagaagagtgctccatgtttttgaacattatcgactatcgtgaaccttgtttgaatgcgtcattgaccgtgtttgcaaaccttgaagtctttgcctgctatcaagtttcaccaatcaagaaccttggtagcgctgttgtaccagactcagttcaaaaagtaagttccttgttggaaattttgaacaacctgtcgatgctgtctgaggagcgctgcacttatcgccacctggctcaggcaatacattcccttctggacaaattggaagccagcattgatgaaggcaagaaagagacggtgAACTTTATGAAGGAGCAGCTACTACTTCTTTCTGCAAAGCGCATTCAGTATAGCGCCCAGGTGATGGTCTTTGCATTCATCTTGCGTACAATGTCaccacatgcctacaagttcctgagaagcacaggtgcactaactttgccccacccaagcactattagaaatgtgtgctcgtctattcaaatgtgcccacaagttgattcttctgacgacactttccttcactatgtgtctcagagattcaaacatctgcaggcacatgaacaatctgttttgttttgagttttatgtggcaagatattgtgttttgtacttttggcatattttcagcattaagggcaacatcttgtgttgcctgtcgtctgcctggaccgagaacaatgcgcactgtgatatttgtacagacggcgtctggctgtgataaataattatgcattattccattcacgatattcattatttcttgataccttgataagttccccaaccgcggtggctcagtggctaaggcgtagcgctgctgagcactagggcgcggtttcgatacccggctgcggcggccgcatttctgatggaggcgaaaagcaaaaacgcccgtgtgtacgagatttcggcacacaataaagattcccaggtagtcaaacttgatcctgagccctcccctacggcgcgcttcatcgcctgcgttgcgtcggcgcgttaaaccatacaatcaatcgataccttgagaaatcgtgcggacatggtgtcaaggcacctcgcccgagtcggtaggcgtgaagggcgctcgcggcaagcgctcgcggctggcgcagccacccagcgaagggcggccggccggccggcgcgatgtgacgtcgtcgacgtcacgtcacgtgacgcgcaggcctgaaaagcttccgggggtgacggttacacccagcgagtataacgtatcaaccctttcttgtcagatagtgctcaatgtacatgacaatggctgctaatggtgatcgcagcctgcgcgttaactaaaagccgaatgctcctgtctctcattccctattagcagccattgacatgtacattgagcactattttttattgttcaacaatgcaccgAAGAAGTCTGtcaccggtaccaccttggaggtcaaaatgttatacttgttacatactacgggggacgatcgggtgccgctataaggagtttcgcccctaaaactggtGTAGGCAATGTTATTTCTGGCATGAACAGGAAAAGAACGATGTAGATAGTTTATGTAATGCATGTGGTGGTCTGTTAATAGTTACAAACTTGTACCTAGGAAAGGGAAGCGCAGTCAACCACGGAgcagaaataaataatgagattAGATAAACTGCAAACGTAAAAGGATCAGCGCCCGTAGACgtataaacacacacacgcaacacacacacacacacatacgcaacacacacacacacacacacatgcacacacattatCATCCGGAGTAGCATGCTCACGTGTAACATAGTTGAGTAACTTAGGTACGAAGTACTTCTTGACGCCTACAGGGACCTCTTTCTAAGGGGGCAGAGGAGAAAATGAAACAGATACTAAAGAAGATCAAAGTAGTACTAAGCACACCGGGCCGAGTGCCAGAGAGGATTTTCTTGCGCTGGGGAACTTCTCACGTCGTCATTAACCTGTTCGTCTGGGCGCGTAATAGAACGTCCTTCTCCGGAGCCTGTTGTGCAGGACACCTGCTTCCGATTGTATCCTTGCTTTTTCTTGTTCCAGTTGTTCTGCTGTCCCGAGACGTGCCTAAGTCTCCTGtagactctctctctctcctacgtGGAGAATGGACCGTGGCGACGcgtaagacgaaaaaaaaaaagaaacagaataaTGAAGACGTGTAAAGAGATAACCTACAAGTccaaaaagacaaagaaaagctgaaaaaaacacacacaaacggTAGCCTGATCAGTGGGGAGCCTGCCGCCATTAGCCAGCGAAGCCGATAGGCACGAAAGGATTCGTGCCGGAGGTAGCCATGCCTCGCCATTATAGGAGACGATGCTCCAATCACGAGCTTTCTTCTTCGTATGGTTCGCTCATTCCCCCCCAAAAAAGTTTCTTCTCGAAGTCTTGTTACTCCTGGCGTAGGGATAATAACTATGTACCATTTCATTTCACACCTTTAGTTCAAAAGTTGTAGGTGTGAGAAACTTCAGCTTAAAAGAAAAAGTGATCGTCATAACTGATGATGCGCACCTTAAGAAAACTTCTGCTCAGTTAACTTTTATTTGAGAAGTTGAATCATTCAGTTTACTTTGAAACAAGAAATTAAATGAGTTTCGGAGGAGGTGTGCAAGAGGAAGACAAGTGTAATAACATATCATACGCATTGTTACTGCAATATGCAAATCGCGCCATCCTTTACGTACGATCCGCTGCGGTGGGCTAGTGATTGCGATgcgcagctgctgacccgaaggtcgtgggttcgataccTGCCAccgcggtcg
The nucleotide sequence above comes from Rhipicephalus microplus isolate Deutch F79 chromosome 2, USDA_Rmic, whole genome shotgun sequence. Encoded proteins:
- the LOC142775583 gene encoding uncharacterized protein LOC142775583, encoding MPNKCCVPGCTGNYKTGKKIQVFSFPKDADALKQWLRAIPRKDFVPTSCTKVCADHFDASCIEKTTSYTDPRTGRVIEVALPVPRLRPGSVPTVFPGCPSYLSVRDQSTRETPDAKRSRQEASQLARAVEESLASYEAEQERDRFSSLEELRARLQGVSVSPKWTVIHKEECSMFLNIIDYREPCLNASLTVFANLEVFACYQVSPIKNLGSAVVPDSVQKVSSLLEILNNLSMLSEERCTYRHLAQAIHSLLDKLEASIDEGKKETVNFMKEQLLLLSAKRIQYSAQVMVFAFILRTMSPHAYKFLRSTGALTLPHPSTIRNVCSSIQMCPQVDSSDDTFLHYVSQRFKHLQAHEQSVLF